Proteins encoded together in one Ruminococcaceae bacterium KH2T8 window:
- a CDS encoding Membrane-associated phospholipid phosphatase — MDSNSFWFGFEPIFMHWLQSHMGTAGKFAAVFFTYLSEPIFVIALMCLLYWCIGKEKGKKIGEILMLATVFNTMIKNLFIRKRPYMVHDNVECLRAPEPDEPIMDIAAQSYSFPSGHSTNAAVMFSSFRMLRKIRVLTVLAVVAPLLVALSRVALGVHYPTDVICGLAIGYITIAVIPFLDSKIRNKRVLHIVMFMISCTGFFFCRTEDYFTCIGSLAGLYAGFEIEERFVKFENTRKPLWMFLRLVVGIALYGVLGVVLKMPFDKSFLESRTMAAFAVRSARYFVIVFLLIGIYPMAFRLEEKKR, encoded by the coding sequence ATGGACAGTAATTCTTTCTGGTTCGGATTCGAGCCGATCTTCATGCACTGGCTTCAGTCTCATATGGGTACTGCCGGAAAGTTTGCGGCAGTGTTCTTTACATATCTTTCGGAGCCGATATTCGTTATCGCTCTGATGTGTCTTCTTTACTGGTGTATCGGTAAGGAAAAGGGTAAGAAGATAGGTGAGATCCTTATGCTTGCCACTGTCTTTAATACCATGATCAAGAATCTCTTTATACGAAAGAGACCATACATGGTCCACGATAATGTCGAGTGCCTTCGTGCTCCCGAACCGGATGAGCCCATAATGGATATAGCAGCCCAGAGCTACTCTTTCCCCAGCGGTCATTCGACCAATGCGGCCGTCATGTTCTCGTCTTTCAGGATGCTCAGGAAGATCCGGGTATTGACCGTCCTGGCTGTCGTTGCTCCGCTGCTCGTGGCTCTGTCGAGAGTGGCTCTCGGAGTTCATTATCCGACCGATGTCATCTGCGGCCTTGCGATAGGTTATATCACCATCGCCGTGATCCCGTTTTTGGACAGTAAGATCAGGAATAAAAGGGTACTTCATATCGTGATGTTCATGATATCCTGCACGGGATTCTTCTTTTGCAGAACGGAAGATTACTTTACCTGCATCGGATCGCTGGCGGGCCTTTATGCGGGATTTGAAATCGAAGAGAGATTCGTTAAGTTCGAAAACACGAGAAAGCCTCTTTGGATGTTCCTTCGCCTCGTTGTCGGCATAGCGCTTTACGGTGTTCTGGGTGTAGTCCTCAAGATGCCTTTCGATAAGAGCTTTCTGGAGTCGCGCACTATGGCTGCCTTTGCCGTAAGATCGGCCAGATATTTCGTGATCGTATTCCTGCTCATCGGTATCTATCCGATGGCATTCAGGCTGGAGGAAAAGAAGAGATGA